One Cicer arietinum cultivar CDC Frontier isolate Library 1 chromosome 8, Cicar.CDCFrontier_v2.0, whole genome shotgun sequence DNA segment encodes these proteins:
- the LOC101507244 gene encoding uncharacterized protein, with protein MTSSIWPGICMSLHNIEENGSWKFGDGSKINFWSDTWLSKPATDFLEIHAFVHNFLYAKVKDFLVNMMWAIPNFLTASFPTLTSKINLISISRFEVDDHLVWVPSTTSIMTFKDAYLFANPYGVSTPFAKLI; from the coding sequence ATGACTTCCTCCATTTGGCCTGGGATTTGTATGAGCTTGCACAATATTGAAGAGAATGGTTCTTGGAAGTTTGGGGATGGCTCTAAGATTAACTTCTGGTCCGATACGTGGCTTTCTAAACCTGCTACTGATTTTCTTGAGATTCATGCCTTTGTGCATAACTTTCTCTATGCCAAAGTCAAAGACTTTCTGGTGAATATGATGTGGGCTATTCCTAACTTCTTAACCGCTAGCTTCCCTACTCTTACGTCTAAGATTAATCTGATATCTATTTCTCGATTTGAAGTGGATGATCATCTAGTTTGGGTTCCTTCTACAACGAGCATCATGACGTTCAAGGATGCCTATCTTTTTGCCAATCCTTATGGAGTTTCCACCCCATTCGCTAAGCTTATTTGA
- the LOC101513116 gene encoding uncharacterized protein isoform X2: MEGEDMDSLFEGMVLFNPAQIEDKNRIDNDSESDAHASAVSCSQPLDENIFSDLTLVLDPLQNSEADQSRQHASSRRRKRSGLRIGYGRDTADVDLPSPLPHIDDAGIDVAATAAPTASEPITDDDDDAAAAAAVSVIHPPSRSAAESVDNVDETFSEASFRQIKATINEKLINARQLVNSASAVRKGAIRRRRKAVENENLASLKYMELEKQLEEACEAEDFERAEKISEHLSAAEKEKQIFASSLREADAFVDDLDLKLQHALHSHIAAEEECAILLHHFATNAVNDADSAMKKATLVYSKEMDQWLSSSEALEVKKMEFEIESHFIREAHIELNNNIEHSIEDDKQEKEILCKRKNVLIDELEELLALVKQKEKEIADNDSDLKAVEHKINNVVSGFKEIQSTIDLKYDKLQSALAQVKLENETLSLKKDEIDNSLIREEGMEAKLREFARISEVEANGYKEIVKLRRSLMSSILKSGEDKLRLANNEEKLSGDVKLFQQEVSAARDSLQELSSRKASIQQDIISFKQRTIFIDKRVPELEAEKKVATAARNFKEAGRITTEAKSLCVEKEDIRMDMDTATSKLEKLEEDIKGTLDILQEAEGMILLKEKELAMARYQKLLLTAATARAEKAAAQEMGDVEEANLLLAEAEAADCEAEKIRSTYNFKAEDVSNLQKDLISMDLVLILDKKQLEKLAVTSSV, translated from the exons ATGGAAGGCGAAGATATGGATTCACTATTTGAAGGGATGGTTCTGTTCAACCCTGCCCAAATCGAAGACAAGAATCGTATTGATAATGATTCTGAAAGTGATGCTCATGCTTCAGCAGTATCCTGTTCGCAGCCCCTTGATGAGAATATCTTTTCTGACCTCACGCTCGTCCTCGATCCCCTCCAAAATTCAGAAGCCGATCAATCTCGTCAACACGCTTCCTCGAGAAGGAGAAAACGATCTGGATTGAGAATAGGATATGGTAGAGACACCGCGGATGTGGATCTTCCTTCTCCGCTCCCTCATATTGATGATGCTGGTATTGATGTTGCAGCTACTGCTGCTCCTACTGCTAGTGAGCCGATcactgatgatgatgatgatgctgctgctgctgctgctgttAGTGTTATCCATCCACCATCCAGAAGCGCCGCCGAATCCGTGGATAATGTCGATGAAACTTTTTCTGAGGCATCCTTCCGTCAAATTAAGGCCACAATAAATGAGAAGCTCATCAATGCCCGTCAACTGGTCAACTCTGCATCTGCTGTCCGAAAGGGTGCGATCAGGAGAAGAAGAAAGGCCGTTGAGAATGAAAATCTTGCTTCCCTCAAATACATGGAACTTGAAAAGCAATTGGAAGAAGCCTGTGAAGCTGAAGATTTTGAAAGGGCTGAAAAGATTAGCGAACACCTTTCTGCTGCTGAGAAGGAGAAACAAATCTTCGCCTCTTCATTGAGAGAAGCAGATGCCTTTGTGGATGATTTAGATTTGAAATTGCAGCACGCCCTCCACTCTCACATAGCTGCCGAGGAAGAATGTGCAATCTTACTCCACCATTTTGCAACG AATGCTGTAAATGATGCAGATTCTGCCATGAAGAAAGCAACACTGGTGTATTCAAAAGAAATGGATCAATGGCTTTCATCATCAGAAGCCTTGGAGGTTAAAAAGATGGAGTTCGAGATTGAATCACATTTTATACGTGAAGCTCATATAGAACTTAATAATAACATTGAGCATTCAATCGAGGATGACAAACAAGAAAAAGAGATCCTTTGTAAAAGAAAGAATGTGCTAATAGATGAATTGGAAGAACTTCTTGCTTTAGTCaaacagaaagaaaaagagATAGCTGACAATGATTCTGATTTAAAAGCAGTAGAGCATAAGATAAATAATGTTGTTTCTGGATTTAAAGAGATTCAGTCGACCATTGATTTGAAGTATGACAAATTGCAATCTGCCCTTGCTCAAGTGAAGTTAGAGAATGAAACTTTGTCACTGAAGAAGGACGAAATTGATAACTCTCTCATTAGGGAAGAAGGAATGGAAGCAAAGCTTAGGGAATTTGCTAGAATTTCTGAGGTTGAAGCAAATGGGTATAAGGAAATAGTCAAATTAAGAAGAAGTTTGATGTCGTCTATATTGAAGTCTGGGGAGGACAAACTTAGACTGGCAAACAATGAGGAAAAGCTTTCTGGAGATGTGAAATTGTTTCAACAGGAGGTTTCCGCTGCAAGAGATTCCTTGCAg GAACTATCTTCAAGAAAGGCAAGCATCCAACAAGATATAATATCCTTCAAGCAGAGGACTATTTTCATAGATAAGAGAGTCCCAGAACTTGAAGCAGAAAAAAAAGTTGCTACTGCTGCTAGAAATTTCAAGGAGGCTGGACGAATAACTACTGAGGCTAAATCACTGTGTGTTGAAAAAGAGGACATTCGGATGGACATGGATACGGCCACTTCAAAACTTGAAAAGCTTGAGGAAGACATTAAAGGCACCCTTGATATATTGCAGGAAGCTGAGGGAATGATCTTATTAAAGGAGAAAGAGTTAGCAATGGCTAGATATCAGAAGCTACTTTTGACGGCTGCTACTGCTAGAGCTGAAAAAGCTGCCGCCCAAGAAATGGGTGATGTAGAAGAAGCTAATCTCCTGCTGGCAGAAGCTGAGGCAGCAGATTGTGAAGCTGAGAAAATTCGATCAACATATAATTTTAAGGCAGAAGACGtttcaaatttacaaaaagatTTGATTTCCATGGACCTTGTATTAATTCTTGATAAAAAACAATTGGAAAAATTAGCTGTCACTTCATCTGTTTAG
- the LOC101513116 gene encoding uncharacterized protein isoform X1, translating into MEGEDMDSLFEGMVLFNPAQIEDKNRIDNDSESDAHASAVSCSQPLDENIFSDLTLVLDPLQNSEADQSRQHASSRRRKRSGLRIGYGRDTADVDLPSPLPHIDDAGIDVAATAAPTASEPITDDDDDAAAAAAVSVIHPPSRSAAESVDNVDETFSEASFRQIKATINEKLINARQLVNSASAVRKGAIRRRRKAVENENLASLKYMELEKQLEEACEAEDFERAEKISEHLSAAEKEKQIFASSLREADAFVDDLDLKLQHALHSHIAAEEECAILLHHFATNAVNDADSAMKKATLVYSKEMDQWLSSSEALEVKKMEFEIESHFIREAHIELNNNIEHSIEDDKQEKEILCKRKNVLIDELEELLALVKQKEKEIADNDSDLKAVEHKINNVVSGFKEIQSTIDLKYDKLQSALAQVKLENETLSLKKDEIDNSLIREEGMEAKLREFARISEVEANGYKEIVKLRRSLMSSILKSGEDKLRLANNEEKLSGDVKLFQQEVSAARDSLQVNSFIFLCLASLQELSSRKASIQQDIISFKQRTIFIDKRVPELEAEKKVATAARNFKEAGRITTEAKSLCVEKEDIRMDMDTATSKLEKLEEDIKGTLDILQEAEGMILLKEKELAMARYQKLLLTAATARAEKAAAQEMGDVEEANLLLAEAEAADCEAEKIRSTYNFKAEDVSNLQKDLISMDLVLILDKKQLEKLAVTSSV; encoded by the exons ATGGAAGGCGAAGATATGGATTCACTATTTGAAGGGATGGTTCTGTTCAACCCTGCCCAAATCGAAGACAAGAATCGTATTGATAATGATTCTGAAAGTGATGCTCATGCTTCAGCAGTATCCTGTTCGCAGCCCCTTGATGAGAATATCTTTTCTGACCTCACGCTCGTCCTCGATCCCCTCCAAAATTCAGAAGCCGATCAATCTCGTCAACACGCTTCCTCGAGAAGGAGAAAACGATCTGGATTGAGAATAGGATATGGTAGAGACACCGCGGATGTGGATCTTCCTTCTCCGCTCCCTCATATTGATGATGCTGGTATTGATGTTGCAGCTACTGCTGCTCCTACTGCTAGTGAGCCGATcactgatgatgatgatgatgctgctgctgctgctgctgttAGTGTTATCCATCCACCATCCAGAAGCGCCGCCGAATCCGTGGATAATGTCGATGAAACTTTTTCTGAGGCATCCTTCCGTCAAATTAAGGCCACAATAAATGAGAAGCTCATCAATGCCCGTCAACTGGTCAACTCTGCATCTGCTGTCCGAAAGGGTGCGATCAGGAGAAGAAGAAAGGCCGTTGAGAATGAAAATCTTGCTTCCCTCAAATACATGGAACTTGAAAAGCAATTGGAAGAAGCCTGTGAAGCTGAAGATTTTGAAAGGGCTGAAAAGATTAGCGAACACCTTTCTGCTGCTGAGAAGGAGAAACAAATCTTCGCCTCTTCATTGAGAGAAGCAGATGCCTTTGTGGATGATTTAGATTTGAAATTGCAGCACGCCCTCCACTCTCACATAGCTGCCGAGGAAGAATGTGCAATCTTACTCCACCATTTTGCAACG AATGCTGTAAATGATGCAGATTCTGCCATGAAGAAAGCAACACTGGTGTATTCAAAAGAAATGGATCAATGGCTTTCATCATCAGAAGCCTTGGAGGTTAAAAAGATGGAGTTCGAGATTGAATCACATTTTATACGTGAAGCTCATATAGAACTTAATAATAACATTGAGCATTCAATCGAGGATGACAAACAAGAAAAAGAGATCCTTTGTAAAAGAAAGAATGTGCTAATAGATGAATTGGAAGAACTTCTTGCTTTAGTCaaacagaaagaaaaagagATAGCTGACAATGATTCTGATTTAAAAGCAGTAGAGCATAAGATAAATAATGTTGTTTCTGGATTTAAAGAGATTCAGTCGACCATTGATTTGAAGTATGACAAATTGCAATCTGCCCTTGCTCAAGTGAAGTTAGAGAATGAAACTTTGTCACTGAAGAAGGACGAAATTGATAACTCTCTCATTAGGGAAGAAGGAATGGAAGCAAAGCTTAGGGAATTTGCTAGAATTTCTGAGGTTGAAGCAAATGGGTATAAGGAAATAGTCAAATTAAGAAGAAGTTTGATGTCGTCTATATTGAAGTCTGGGGAGGACAAACTTAGACTGGCAAACAATGAGGAAAAGCTTTCTGGAGATGTGAAATTGTTTCAACAGGAGGTTTCCGCTGCAAGAGATTCCTTGCAggttaattcttttatttttttgtgtttgGCTTCCTTGCAG GAACTATCTTCAAGAAAGGCAAGCATCCAACAAGATATAATATCCTTCAAGCAGAGGACTATTTTCATAGATAAGAGAGTCCCAGAACTTGAAGCAGAAAAAAAAGTTGCTACTGCTGCTAGAAATTTCAAGGAGGCTGGACGAATAACTACTGAGGCTAAATCACTGTGTGTTGAAAAAGAGGACATTCGGATGGACATGGATACGGCCACTTCAAAACTTGAAAAGCTTGAGGAAGACATTAAAGGCACCCTTGATATATTGCAGGAAGCTGAGGGAATGATCTTATTAAAGGAGAAAGAGTTAGCAATGGCTAGATATCAGAAGCTACTTTTGACGGCTGCTACTGCTAGAGCTGAAAAAGCTGCCGCCCAAGAAATGGGTGATGTAGAAGAAGCTAATCTCCTGCTGGCAGAAGCTGAGGCAGCAGATTGTGAAGCTGAGAAAATTCGATCAACATATAATTTTAAGGCAGAAGACGtttcaaatttacaaaaagatTTGATTTCCATGGACCTTGTATTAATTCTTGATAAAAAACAATTGGAAAAATTAGCTGTCACTTCATCTGTTTAG
- the LOC101513443 gene encoding histone deacetylase 19 isoform X1, whose amino-acid sequence MESGGNSLPSGSDGMKRKISYFYDPEVGNYYYGQGHPMKPHRIRMTHALLAHYGLLQHMQVLKPIAAKDRDLCKFHADDYVAFLRGITPETQQDQLRQLKRFNVGEDCPVFDGLYSFCQTYAGGSVGGAIKLNHGGCDIAINWAGGLHHAKKCEASGFCYVNDIVLAILELLKIHERVLYVDIDIHHGDGVEEAFYTTDRVMTVSFHKFGDYFPGTGDVRDIGYGKGKYYSLNVPLDDGIDDESYHSLFKPIMGKVMEVFRPGAVVLQCGADSLSGDRLGCFNLSIKGHAECVKYMRSFNVPLLLLGGGGYTIRNVARCWCYETGVALGIELDDKMPQHEYYEYFGPDYALHVAPSNMENKNSRYLLDDIRTKLLDNLSRLQHAPSVPFQERPPNTELQERDEDEDDGDERWDPDFDMDVDSNPLNRRVKSEYAEAEHKDAESYHKHLDSRRDITAFKEIACSKVSGSGVDPVAMDEPFIKEEQDNLNELSDHKSR is encoded by the exons ATGGAAAGTGGAGGGAACTCCCTTCCGTCAGGGTCAGATGGCATGAAGAGAAAGATTTCTTATTTTTACGATCCAGAGGTTGGAAATTATTATTATGGGCAGGGTCACCCAATGAAACCACATAGGATTCGAATGACACATGCTCTTTTAGCCCACTATGGGTTGCTTCAACACATGCAGGTCCTGAAGCCTATCGCAGCTAAAGATAGGGACCTCTGCAAGTTCCATGCTGATGACTATGTGGCTTTTTTGAGGGGCATCACCCCAGAAACACAGCAAGATCAGTTGAGACAGTTGAAGAGGTTTAATGTTGGTGAAGACTGCCCTGTGTTTGATGGTCTTTACTCATTTTGTCAGACATATGCAGGGGGTTCTGTTGGCGGTGCTATAAAATTGAACCATGGAGGATGTGATATTGCAATAAATTGGGCTGGCGGGCTACATCATGCAAAAAAGTGCGAGGCTTCTGGGTTTTGCTATGTTAATGACATTGTGCTGGCTATTTTGGAACTTCTCAAGATACACGAG CGTGTTCTATATGTAGACATTGATATCCACCATGGTGACGGTGTAGAGGAGGCTTTTTACACCACTGATAGGGTCATGACTGTTTCATTTCATAAGTTTGGGGATTACTTTCCTGGAACAGGAGATGTCCGTGACATTGGATATGGTAAAGGGAAATATTATTCACTGAATGTTCCCCTGGATGATGGAATTGATGATGAGAGCTACCATTCCTTGTTTAAGCCAATAATGGGAAAGGTGATGGAGGTTTTTAGACCTGGTGCTGTGGTATTGCAATGTGGTGCGGATTCTTTATCTGGAGACAGATTAGGCTGTTTCAATCTTTCAATAAAAGGGCATGCAGAGTGTGTCAAATATATGAGATCCTTTAATGTTCCTCTTCTGTTGCTTGGTGGAGGTGGCTATACAATAAGAAATGTGGCACGATGTTGGTGTTATGAG ACAGGTGTTGCTCTCGGGATTGAATTAGACGATAAGATGCCTCAACATgagtattatgaatattttggtcCTGACTATGCTCTTCATGTTGCTCCTAGTAACATGGAAAACAAGAACTCCCGATATTTATTGGATGATATAAGAACAAAACTTCTCGACAATTTATCTAGGCTTCAACATGCGCCAAGTGTTCCATTCCAGGAGAGACCACCAAATACTGAGCTTCAAGAG agagatgaagatgaagatgatggagATGAAAGATGGGATCCTGATTTTGACATGGATGTTGATAG caATCCTCTTAACCGAAGGGTGAAAAGTGAATATGCTGAAGCTGAGCATAAAGATGCA GAAAGCTATCATAAACATCTAGACAGTAGAAGAGATATTACGGCTTTCAAGGAGATTGCATGCTCCAAG GTGTCAGGGTCTGGGGTAGATCCAGTGGCAATGGATGAACCATTCATCAAAGAAGAGCAGGATAACTTAAACGAGCTTTCAGATCACAAGTCAAGATGA
- the LOC101513443 gene encoding histone deacetylase 19 isoform X2, with protein MESGGNSLPSGSDGMKRKISYFYDPEVGNYYYGQGHPMKPHRIRMTHALLAHYGLLQHMQVLKPIAAKDRDLCKFHADDYVAFLRGITPETQQDQLRQLKRFNVGEDCPVFDGLYSFCQTYAGGSVGGAIKLNHGGCDIAINWAGGLHHAKKCEASGFCYVNDIVLAILELLKIHERVLYVDIDIHHGDGVEEAFYTTDRVMTVSFHKFGDYFPGTGDVRDIGYGKGKYYSLNVPLDDGIDDESYHSLFKPIMGKVMEVFRPGAVVLQCGADSLSGDRLGCFNLSIKGHAECVKYMRSFNVPLLLLGGGGYTIRNVARCWCYETGVALGIELDDKMPQHEYYEYFGPDYALHVAPSNMENKNSRYLLDDIRTKLLDNLSRLQHAPSVPFQERPPNTELQERDEDEDDGDERWDPDFDMDVDRKAIINI; from the exons ATGGAAAGTGGAGGGAACTCCCTTCCGTCAGGGTCAGATGGCATGAAGAGAAAGATTTCTTATTTTTACGATCCAGAGGTTGGAAATTATTATTATGGGCAGGGTCACCCAATGAAACCACATAGGATTCGAATGACACATGCTCTTTTAGCCCACTATGGGTTGCTTCAACACATGCAGGTCCTGAAGCCTATCGCAGCTAAAGATAGGGACCTCTGCAAGTTCCATGCTGATGACTATGTGGCTTTTTTGAGGGGCATCACCCCAGAAACACAGCAAGATCAGTTGAGACAGTTGAAGAGGTTTAATGTTGGTGAAGACTGCCCTGTGTTTGATGGTCTTTACTCATTTTGTCAGACATATGCAGGGGGTTCTGTTGGCGGTGCTATAAAATTGAACCATGGAGGATGTGATATTGCAATAAATTGGGCTGGCGGGCTACATCATGCAAAAAAGTGCGAGGCTTCTGGGTTTTGCTATGTTAATGACATTGTGCTGGCTATTTTGGAACTTCTCAAGATACACGAG CGTGTTCTATATGTAGACATTGATATCCACCATGGTGACGGTGTAGAGGAGGCTTTTTACACCACTGATAGGGTCATGACTGTTTCATTTCATAAGTTTGGGGATTACTTTCCTGGAACAGGAGATGTCCGTGACATTGGATATGGTAAAGGGAAATATTATTCACTGAATGTTCCCCTGGATGATGGAATTGATGATGAGAGCTACCATTCCTTGTTTAAGCCAATAATGGGAAAGGTGATGGAGGTTTTTAGACCTGGTGCTGTGGTATTGCAATGTGGTGCGGATTCTTTATCTGGAGACAGATTAGGCTGTTTCAATCTTTCAATAAAAGGGCATGCAGAGTGTGTCAAATATATGAGATCCTTTAATGTTCCTCTTCTGTTGCTTGGTGGAGGTGGCTATACAATAAGAAATGTGGCACGATGTTGGTGTTATGAG ACAGGTGTTGCTCTCGGGATTGAATTAGACGATAAGATGCCTCAACATgagtattatgaatattttggtcCTGACTATGCTCTTCATGTTGCTCCTAGTAACATGGAAAACAAGAACTCCCGATATTTATTGGATGATATAAGAACAAAACTTCTCGACAATTTATCTAGGCTTCAACATGCGCCAAGTGTTCCATTCCAGGAGAGACCACCAAATACTGAGCTTCAAGAG agagatgaagatgaagatgatggagATGAAAGATGGGATCCTGATTTTGACATGGATGTTGATAG GAAAGCTATCATAAACATCTAG